The Microbacterium luteum genome includes a region encoding these proteins:
- the nrdR gene encoding transcriptional regulator NrdR, producing the protein MHCPFCRNPDSRVIDSRTSDDGLSIRRRRQCPQCGGRFSTIETASLNVIKRSGVIEPFSREKVMSGVRKACQGRPVTESDLAVLAQTVEEAIRQTGSSQIDTNEIGLAILRPLRDLDEVAFLRFASVYQAFDSLEDFEAAIEQLRVDHADRHGRSSLDETAETSV; encoded by the coding sequence ATGCACTGTCCGTTCTGCCGCAATCCCGACTCGCGCGTCATCGATTCGCGCACGAGTGACGACGGTCTGAGCATCCGTCGCCGCAGACAGTGCCCGCAGTGCGGAGGTCGGTTCTCGACGATCGAGACCGCGAGTCTCAACGTCATCAAGCGGTCCGGCGTGATCGAGCCCTTCAGCCGCGAGAAGGTCATGAGCGGCGTGCGGAAGGCGTGCCAGGGCAGGCCCGTCACCGAGAGCGACCTCGCGGTTCTGGCGCAGACGGTCGAGGAGGCCATCCGCCAGACCGGATCCTCGCAGATCGACACCAACGAGATCGGACTGGCGATTCTGCGCCCTCTCCGGGACCTCGACGAAGTGGCCTTCCTGCGATTCGCGAGCGTGTACCAGGCGTTCGATTCCCTCGAGGACTTCGAAGCGGCCATCGAGCAGCTTCGCGTCGACCACGCCGATCGTCACGGGCGGTCCTCGCTCGATGAGACCGCGGAGACGTCGGTCTGA
- the hisD gene encoding histidinol dehydrogenase, which translates to MLRTIDLRGRALTPAELLAAVPRAGVARADALSAAAAIVSDVAERGETALREQAARFDRVEGHALRVPEEHFVEALDRLDPGVRRALEEAIARVRHASRAQVPPAVTTEIARGAVIEQRWRPVARAGVYVPGGKAVYPSSVVMNVVPAQVAGVARIALASPPQAEHGGRVHPDILAAARLLGIDEVYAVGGAGAIGAFAYGVSEIGLEPVDVVTGPGNNFVASAKRVVAGVVGVDSEAGATEILIVADASADPRFVAVDLISQAEHDEQASAVLVTPSAELAEAVTREVEARVSGTRNAARAIEALRGVQSAIILVDDLDTAIAFSNAYAPEHLEVLLEDAQVERFVNAGAVFVGDSSPVSLGDYLAGSNHVLPTGGQSRYTSGLSASTFLRPQQVIRYDRDALHAVAEGILALAKAEALPAHGEAVTARFEG; encoded by the coding sequence ATGCTCCGCACCATCGATCTGCGCGGTCGTGCGCTCACGCCCGCCGAGCTGCTCGCCGCCGTGCCGCGCGCGGGCGTGGCCAGGGCGGATGCGCTGTCCGCCGCCGCTGCCATCGTCTCCGACGTGGCCGAGCGCGGCGAGACGGCGCTCCGCGAGCAGGCGGCGCGCTTCGATCGGGTCGAGGGGCATGCGCTCCGTGTGCCGGAGGAACACTTCGTCGAGGCGCTCGATCGTCTCGACCCCGGAGTGCGGCGTGCTCTCGAAGAGGCGATCGCTCGTGTGCGTCACGCGTCGCGAGCACAGGTCCCGCCCGCGGTGACGACGGAGATCGCCCGCGGGGCTGTCATCGAGCAGCGCTGGCGTCCCGTCGCCCGCGCCGGGGTCTACGTTCCCGGCGGCAAGGCGGTCTACCCCTCCTCGGTCGTCATGAACGTCGTGCCGGCACAGGTTGCCGGTGTGGCGCGCATCGCCCTCGCTTCGCCGCCGCAGGCGGAGCATGGCGGGCGCGTGCACCCCGACATCCTGGCGGCCGCACGCCTGCTCGGAATCGACGAGGTCTACGCGGTCGGCGGGGCGGGAGCGATCGGCGCCTTCGCCTACGGCGTGTCCGAGATCGGCCTCGAGCCCGTCGACGTCGTCACCGGGCCGGGCAACAACTTCGTGGCCTCCGCCAAGCGTGTCGTCGCGGGAGTCGTCGGCGTCGACTCCGAGGCCGGAGCGACGGAGATCCTCATCGTCGCCGACGCTTCGGCGGATCCGCGATTCGTGGCGGTCGACCTCATCAGCCAGGCCGAGCACGACGAGCAGGCCTCCGCGGTGCTCGTCACGCCGTCCGCGGAACTCGCCGAAGCCGTGACGCGCGAGGTCGAGGCCCGCGTCTCCGGCACCCGCAACGCCGCGCGAGCCATCGAGGCCCTGCGCGGCGTCCAGTCCGCCATCATCCTCGTGGATGACCTCGACACCGCCATCGCCTTCAGCAACGCCTATGCGCCCGAGCATCTCGAGGTGCTGCTCGAGGACGCCCAGGTGGAGCGCTTCGTGAACGCCGGCGCCGTCTTCGTCGGCGACTCGTCGCCGGTCAGCCTCGGCGATTACCTCGCCGGCAGCAATCACGTGCTTCCCACCGGCGGCCAGTCTCGGTACACGTCGGGATTGTCCGCGTCGACGTTCCTTCGCCCTCAGCAGGTCATCCGGTACGACCGAGACGCGCTGCACGCGGTTGCCGAGGGGATCCTCGCCCTCGCGAAAGCCGAGGCGCTTCCCGCGCACGGCGAGGCGGTCACCGCGCGGTTCGAGGGATAG
- the dnaE gene encoding DNA polymerase III subunit alpha: MLDGAARIDAMVQEAARLEMPAIAVTDHGNTFAAFEFYKAAKNVGIKPIVGIEAYVTPGTHRSDKARVRWGSPEQSSDDVSGAGAYTHMTLLSESTEGMHNLFRLSSLASMEGYYFKPRMDREILQKYAKGLIATTGCPSGEIQTRLRLGQYDAARAAAAEFQDIFGKENYFAEIMDHGLSIERRVLEDLTKIARDLDIPLLATNDSHYTHQHDATSHAALLCVQSGSTLDDPKRFKFDGDGYYIKSPAEMRQIFRDNPSACDNTLLIAERCDVEFNTSANYMPRFPVPDGETEDSWFVKEIEKGLHERYPGGVPDEVRKQAEYETGVITQMGFPGYFLVVADFINWAKDNGIRVGPGRGSGAGSMVAYAMKITDLDPLKHGLIFERFLNPDRVSMPDFDVDFDDRRRGEVIQYVTEKYGDERVAQIVTYGTIKAKQALKDAGRVLGFPFSMGDRLTKAMPPAVMGKDMPLNGMFDKEHPRFKEAGEFRTLIETDPEAKTVFDTAVGLENLKRQWGVHAAGVIMSSEPLLDIIPIMRREQDGQIVTQFDYPACESLGLIKMDFLGLRNLTIINDALDNIEMNRGTPLVLEDLDLEDQASYELLTRGDTLGVFQLDGGPMRSLLRLMKPDNFEDISAVLALYRPGPMGVNSHINYALRKNGQQEIEPIHPELAEPLADILDTTYGLIVYQEQVMAVAQRVAGYTLGQADLLRRAMGKKKKSELDKQKEIFFGGMTERGFSDEAQGTLWRVLESFADYAFNKAHTAAYGLVSYWTAYLKAHYPAEYMAALLTSVGDSRDKLAMYLNECRRMGIKVLPPDVGESIRFFAAVGEDIRFGLEAVRNVGANVVEAIVQTRQSGPFLSFHDFLNRVPAQVANKRTVESLIKAGAFDELGHTRRALVEIHEDAVEQAVLDKRREAHGEVGFDFDSLWGDDEPQQVAKVPERPEWTKKDKLAFERDMLGLYVSDHPLAGLEIPLAKHASISIHDLLASEELQDGDQVTVAGLLTSVQHRVAKSSGNPYGMVTVEDFNGEVTVMFMGKTYTEFQTMLQADSILVVRGRVSRRDDGLNLHAQAAFAPDLGSFDASGPLVLAVPEQRATERLVADLADVLRRHSGDTEVTLRLHKGGTAKVFEVPMPVSVSADLYGDLKGLLGPNCLG; the protein is encoded by the coding sequence ATGCTCGACGGCGCCGCCCGCATCGACGCGATGGTGCAGGAGGCGGCCCGCCTCGAGATGCCCGCGATCGCCGTGACCGACCACGGCAACACCTTCGCGGCGTTCGAGTTCTACAAGGCGGCCAAGAACGTCGGCATCAAGCCGATCGTCGGCATCGAGGCGTATGTCACCCCCGGAACGCACCGCTCCGACAAGGCGCGCGTGCGGTGGGGATCGCCCGAGCAGTCGAGCGACGATGTGTCGGGTGCCGGTGCCTATACGCACATGACGCTGCTGTCGGAGTCCACGGAGGGGATGCACAATCTCTTCCGGCTGTCCTCGCTCGCGAGCATGGAGGGCTACTACTTCAAGCCCCGCATGGACCGCGAGATCCTGCAGAAGTACGCCAAGGGCCTCATCGCGACGACGGGGTGCCCGTCGGGGGAGATCCAGACGCGGCTGCGGCTCGGACAGTACGACGCCGCCCGCGCTGCGGCCGCCGAGTTCCAGGACATCTTCGGCAAGGAGAACTACTTCGCCGAGATCATGGATCACGGCCTGTCGATCGAGCGCCGGGTCCTGGAGGATCTCACGAAGATCGCTCGAGACCTCGACATCCCGCTCCTGGCCACGAACGATTCCCACTACACGCATCAGCACGACGCCACGAGCCATGCGGCGCTGCTGTGCGTGCAGTCCGGTTCCACCCTCGACGACCCGAAGCGGTTCAAGTTCGACGGCGACGGCTACTACATCAAGTCGCCCGCCGAGATGCGGCAGATCTTCCGCGACAATCCATCGGCCTGCGACAACACGCTGCTGATCGCGGAGCGCTGCGACGTCGAGTTCAACACGAGTGCGAACTACATGCCGCGCTTCCCCGTTCCCGACGGGGAGACCGAGGATTCGTGGTTCGTCAAGGAGATCGAGAAGGGGCTGCACGAGCGCTATCCCGGCGGTGTTCCCGACGAGGTGCGCAAGCAGGCGGAGTACGAGACCGGGGTCATCACCCAGATGGGCTTCCCCGGCTACTTCCTGGTCGTCGCCGACTTCATCAACTGGGCGAAGGACAACGGCATCCGCGTCGGTCCCGGTCGCGGTTCGGGTGCCGGGTCGATGGTCGCGTACGCCATGAAGATCACCGATCTCGACCCCCTCAAGCACGGTCTGATCTTCGAGCGCTTCCTCAATCCCGATCGTGTCTCGATGCCCGACTTCGACGTCGATTTCGACGACCGTCGCCGGGGCGAGGTCATCCAGTACGTGACGGAGAAGTACGGCGACGAGCGCGTGGCGCAGATCGTCACGTACGGCACCATCAAGGCCAAGCAGGCGCTCAAGGACGCCGGCCGTGTGCTGGGGTTCCCGTTCAGCATGGGGGACCGGCTCACCAAGGCCATGCCGCCGGCGGTCATGGGCAAGGACATGCCCCTGAACGGCATGTTCGACAAGGAGCATCCGCGCTTCAAGGAGGCGGGGGAGTTCCGCACCCTCATCGAGACCGACCCCGAGGCGAAGACCGTCTTCGACACCGCGGTCGGGCTGGAGAACCTGAAGCGCCAGTGGGGTGTGCACGCCGCGGGCGTGATCATGTCGAGCGAGCCGCTGCTGGACATCATCCCGATCATGCGCCGGGAGCAGGACGGTCAGATCGTCACGCAGTTCGACTACCCCGCGTGCGAATCCCTCGGCCTCATCAAGATGGACTTCCTGGGGCTGCGCAACCTCACCATCATCAACGACGCGCTCGACAACATCGAGATGAACCGGGGCACGCCGCTCGTTCTCGAGGATCTCGATCTCGAAGACCAGGCGTCGTACGAACTGCTGACCCGCGGTGACACGCTCGGGGTCTTCCAGCTCGATGGCGGACCGATGCGCTCCTTGCTGCGTCTGATGAAGCCCGACAACTTCGAAGACATCTCGGCCGTGCTCGCGCTCTACCGCCCGGGTCCCATGGGCGTGAACTCGCATATCAATTACGCGCTGCGCAAGAACGGGCAGCAGGAGATCGAGCCGATCCATCCCGAGCTCGCCGAGCCGCTCGCCGACATCCTCGACACGACCTACGGCCTGATCGTCTACCAGGAGCAGGTGATGGCCGTCGCCCAACGGGTCGCCGGATACACGCTCGGGCAGGCCGACCTGCTGCGACGCGCGATGGGCAAGAAGAAGAAGTCGGAACTCGACAAGCAGAAGGAGATCTTCTTCGGCGGCATGACCGAGCGCGGGTTCTCCGACGAAGCGCAGGGAACGCTGTGGCGGGTTCTGGAATCCTTCGCGGACTACGCGTTCAATAAGGCTCACACCGCCGCATACGGGCTCGTGTCGTACTGGACCGCCTATCTCAAAGCCCACTACCCGGCTGAATACATGGCGGCGCTCCTCACGAGCGTCGGCGATTCGCGAGACAAGCTCGCGATGTACCTCAACGAGTGCCGCCGCATGGGCATCAAGGTGCTCCCACCAGACGTGGGCGAGTCGATCCGCTTCTTCGCCGCCGTCGGCGAAGACATCCGTTTCGGGCTCGAGGCGGTCAGGAACGTCGGTGCGAACGTCGTCGAGGCGATCGTGCAGACGCGCCAGAGCGGACCGTTCCTCTCCTTCCACGACTTCCTGAACCGCGTTCCGGCACAGGTGGCGAACAAGCGCACGGTGGAATCGCTCATCAAGGCCGGCGCCTTCGACGAGCTGGGACACACCCGCCGGGCGCTCGTGGAGATCCACGAGGATGCCGTGGAGCAGGCCGTGCTCGACAAGCGCCGCGAGGCACACGGCGAAGTGGGGTTCGATTTCGACAGCCTGTGGGGCGACGACGAGCCGCAGCAGGTCGCGAAGGTCCCCGAGCGTCCCGAGTGGACGAAGAAGGACAAGCTGGCCTTCGAACGCGACATGCTCGGCCTGTACGTGTCCGACCATCCTCTCGCCGGGCTCGAGATCCCTCTCGCCAAGCATGCGTCGATCTCCATCCACGACCTGCTCGCGTCGGAGGAGCTGCAGGACGGCGACCAGGTGACGGTGGCGGGGCTTCTCACGAGCGTGCAGCATCGCGTCGCGAAGTCCAGCGGCAATCCCTATGGAATGGTCACCGTCGAAGACTTCAACGGTGAGGTGACGGTCATGTTCATGGGCAAGACCTACACGGAGTTCCAGACGATGCTCCAGGCCGACTCGATCCTCGTCGTGCGCGGGCGCGTGTCTCGCCGCGACGACGGACTCAACCTTCACGCGCAGGCGGCCTTCGCACCCGATCTCGGCTCGTTCGACGCGTCCGGGCCGCTGGTGCTGGCCGTCCCAGAGCAGCGGGCGACCGAGCGCCTGGTGGCGGACCTGGCCGATGTGCTTCGTCGGCACTCGGGCGACACGGAGGTGACACTGCGCCTGCACAAGGGCGGCACCGCGAAGGTGTTCGAGGTTCCGATGCCGGTGTCGGTGTCTGCGGATCTCTACGGAGATCTGAAGGGGCTGCTCGGACCCAACTGCCTGGGCTGA
- a CDS encoding NUDIX domain-containing protein has product MPTPDFILDLRRFIGTRPLFLSGVTAVIVRDDHVLLGRRSDNGALTPITGIVDPGEEPADAAVREAAEEAAVRIRVDRLSWVHQIPRITYANGDQTDYLDLTFRCSWISGEPYPADGEMTEVDWYPLADLDASDIDDDMRARIAAALADGPTVFEGGR; this is encoded by the coding sequence GTGCCCACACCCGACTTCATCCTCGACCTGCGTCGTTTCATCGGCACCCGTCCGCTCTTCCTGTCCGGAGTGACCGCCGTCATCGTGCGCGACGACCACGTGCTGCTCGGCCGCCGCTCCGACAACGGCGCACTCACGCCCATCACGGGCATCGTCGATCCCGGGGAGGAGCCGGCCGATGCCGCTGTCCGCGAGGCCGCCGAGGAGGCCGCCGTGCGCATCCGGGTGGACCGTCTGTCGTGGGTGCACCAGATCCCGCGCATCACCTACGCGAACGGCGACCAGACCGACTACCTCGATCTGACCTTCCGCTGCTCGTGGATTTCCGGCGAGCCCTATCCGGCCGACGGCGAGATGACCGAGGTCGACTGGTATCCGCTCGCGGACCTCGACGCATCGGACATCGACGACGACATGCGCGCGCGGATCGCCGCGGCGCTCGCAGACGGCCCCACCGTCTTCGAAGGCGGTCGCTGA
- a CDS encoding RluA family pseudouridine synthase, with product MPSRMIPVPDGLEGARVDAALAKMLGFSRTFAAEVAESGGVASGGRSLGKSDRLESGMWLDVTWQDKREPEVVPVAVPDLGIVFEDDDIVVVDKPSGVAAHPSVGWEGPTVLGALAAGGFRIATSGAPERQGVVHRLDVGTSGLMVVAKTETAYSALKRAFKEREVEKIYHAVVQGHPDPLTGTIDAPIGRHPSHSWKFAVTPAGKDSVTHYETVEAFRGASLLEIRLETGRTHQIRVHMAAHRHPCVGDPLYGADPSMSERLGLIRQWLHARRLGFDHPVSGSRVTFTSAYPDDLSHALEVLRAD from the coding sequence GTGCCGTCGCGCATGATCCCCGTCCCGGACGGGCTCGAGGGCGCGCGCGTGGATGCCGCGCTGGCGAAGATGCTCGGCTTCTCCCGCACCTTCGCGGCGGAAGTGGCCGAATCGGGCGGTGTCGCGTCGGGTGGTCGGTCGCTCGGCAAGTCCGATCGCCTCGAATCCGGCATGTGGCTCGACGTCACGTGGCAGGACAAGCGGGAGCCGGAGGTCGTGCCGGTCGCCGTCCCCGACCTCGGTATCGTCTTCGAGGACGACGACATCGTGGTCGTCGACAAGCCATCGGGGGTCGCCGCGCATCCGTCCGTCGGGTGGGAGGGCCCGACGGTGCTCGGAGCGCTTGCAGCCGGAGGGTTCCGGATCGCGACGAGCGGAGCGCCCGAACGGCAGGGCGTTGTGCATCGGCTGGATGTGGGCACGAGCGGCCTCATGGTCGTGGCGAAGACGGAGACCGCGTACTCGGCCCTGAAGCGGGCCTTCAAGGAGCGTGAGGTCGAGAAGATCTATCACGCGGTCGTCCAGGGGCATCCCGATCCCCTCACCGGCACGATCGACGCCCCGATCGGGCGGCATCCGTCCCATTCGTGGAAGTTCGCCGTGACCCCCGCCGGCAAGGATTCGGTGACCCACTACGAGACGGTGGAGGCGTTCCGCGGCGCTTCGCTGCTCGAGATCCGACTCGAGACCGGCCGCACCCACCAGATCCGGGTGCACATGGCCGCTCATCGGCATCCGTGCGTCGGCGATCCCCTCTACGGCGCTGACCCCAGCATGTCGGAGCGGCTCGGTCTCATCCGCCAGTGGCTGCACGCCCGCCGGCTCGGCTTCGATCACCCGGTCTCGGGGAGCCGGGTGACCTTCACATCCGCCTACCCCGACGATCTCTCGCACGCCCTCGAGGTGCTTCGGGCGGACTGA
- the lspA gene encoding signal peptidase II, translating into MRGRAPLHTAAAGILVATLAASVLAADQLSKYLAIENLPLREAVPVWGEFLQWYLVYNPGAAFSLGEEYTWIFTIALGAVAVAIPVIVVRSVRSRVWAVTLGLLLGGVLGNLFDRLFREPGFGVGHVVDFILTPWMWFWMNPAIYNVADMFIVTMMVVVAVLILRGVRLDGTREHRETPAEPDEQVKD; encoded by the coding sequence TTGAGAGGCAGAGCCCCTCTTCACACGGCGGCGGCCGGTATCCTCGTCGCGACCCTCGCGGCGTCGGTGCTGGCCGCTGACCAGTTGTCGAAGTACCTCGCGATCGAGAACCTGCCGCTTCGCGAAGCCGTTCCGGTCTGGGGCGAGTTCCTGCAGTGGTATCTCGTCTACAACCCGGGTGCGGCCTTCTCGCTCGGCGAGGAGTACACCTGGATCTTCACCATCGCGCTCGGTGCCGTCGCCGTCGCGATTCCGGTGATCGTCGTCCGGTCGGTGCGTTCGCGCGTCTGGGCCGTCACGCTCGGACTCCTGCTCGGCGGGGTGCTCGGGAACCTGTTCGACCGGCTGTTCCGGGAGCCGGGCTTCGGTGTGGGTCACGTCGTCGACTTCATCCTCACGCCGTGGATGTGGTTCTGGATGAACCCGGCGATCTACAACGTCGCCGACATGTTCATCGTCACGATGATGGTCGTCGTGGCCGTGCTCATCCTTCGCGGTGTGCGCCTCGACGGAACGCGCGAGCATCGCGAGACGCCCGCCGAACCCGATGAGCAGGTGAAGGACTGA
- a CDS encoding DivIVA domain-containing protein — translation MALTPDDVVTKQFQHVRFKEGFDPDEVDDFLDEIVVEWRKALAENEELKAKLAAYESGEQAPAAAEAPAAEEAEAPAAAPVAEAPAAAAGGAAGAQSAGIIELAQRLHDEHVAEGQAQRDQLIADAQSRAATIVAEAEAKGRDEMARLERERTTLEGRITELRNFERDYRAQLRSYIEGKLRDLETTSTSSGSTPVSAIGL, via the coding sequence ATGGCATTGACCCCCGATGACGTCGTCACCAAGCAGTTCCAGCACGTCCGGTTCAAAGAAGGATTCGACCCGGACGAGGTGGACGACTTCCTCGACGAGATCGTCGTGGAGTGGCGCAAGGCCCTCGCCGAGAACGAGGAGCTGAAGGCGAAGCTCGCCGCGTACGAGTCGGGCGAGCAGGCTCCGGCCGCCGCCGAGGCCCCGGCCGCCGAGGAGGCGGAGGCCCCCGCCGCCGCTCCCGTCGCCGAGGCTCCCGCGGCTGCTGCCGGTGGAGCCGCCGGTGCCCAGAGCGCCGGCATCATCGAACTCGCTCAGCGTCTCCACGACGAGCACGTCGCCGAGGGCCAGGCTCAGCGCGACCAGCTCATCGCAGACGCGCAGTCGCGTGCGGCGACGATCGTGGCCGAGGCCGAGGCGAAGGGCCGCGACGAGATGGCGCGCCTCGAGCGCGAGCGCACCACCTTGGAGGGTCGCATCACCGAGTTGCGCAACTTCGAGCGCGACTACCGCGCTCAGCTGCGCAGCTACATCGAAGGCAAGCTGCGCGATCTCGAGACCACGTCGACGTCGTCGGGCTCGACCCCGGTGTCGGCGATCGGCCTTTGA
- a CDS encoding YggT family protein gives MGVIQVIAGVLNFLLLIYVFVLLGRLVLEWIPVFNREWRPRGFGLVLAEVVYTVTDPPIRLFRRFIPPLRVGAVAIDFGFALTMLLCFILLSVTRTIAAG, from the coding sequence GTGGGCGTCATCCAGGTCATCGCAGGGGTCCTGAATTTCCTGCTGCTGATCTACGTGTTCGTTCTCCTCGGGCGTCTCGTGCTCGAGTGGATCCCGGTGTTCAATCGCGAGTGGCGACCGCGCGGTTTCGGCCTCGTGCTCGCCGAAGTGGTCTACACGGTCACCGATCCGCCCATCCGGCTGTTCCGTCGCTTCATCCCTCCGCTGCGCGTCGGCGCGGTGGCCATCGACTTCGGCTTCGCCCTCACGATGCTGCTGTGTTTCATCCTGCTCTCGGTGACCCGCACCATCGCCGCGGGGTGA
- a CDS encoding cell division protein SepF has translation MSNVLKKSMVYLGLADEEEVYDETESQPARKAQAPEKTTAPVTPIHRPAVVRQPVATQVSEILTVHPKQYRDAQVIAESFRDGVPVIINLSQMSDADARRLIDFASGLSLGLYGRIERVTSKVFLLSPENVSVSGEGAVAQADPDAVPFAQTS, from the coding sequence ATGTCGAACGTGCTGAAGAAGTCCATGGTGTATCTCGGACTCGCGGACGAAGAAGAGGTCTACGACGAGACCGAGTCGCAGCCCGCGCGCAAGGCGCAGGCGCCGGAGAAGACCACGGCGCCGGTGACGCCGATCCACCGCCCCGCCGTCGTGCGCCAGCCGGTCGCCACCCAGGTCAGTGAGATCCTGACGGTGCACCCTAAGCAGTACCGCGACGCGCAGGTCATCGCCGAGAGCTTCCGCGACGGCGTGCCCGTGATCATCAACCTGTCGCAGATGAGCGACGCCGACGCGCGACGTCTCATCGACTTCGCCAGCGGCCTCTCCCTCGGCCTGTACGGGCGCATCGAGCGGGTGACCAGCAAGGTCTTCCTGCTGTCGCCCGAGAACGTCTCGGTATCGGGCGAGGGCGCTGTCGCCCAGGCCGATCCCGATGCGGTGCCGTTCGCACAGACCTCCTAG
- a CDS encoding YggS family pyridoxal phosphate-dependent enzyme yields the protein MAEEGLAQRLAHLDARVAEAARAVGRSPAELTRIVVTKFHPASLVTELYGLGVRDVGENRQQEFSAKAGEIGPLDGLRWHFIGQAQTKKARAIRAAASVVHSVDREKLADALDRAGEGLPPLDVLVQVNLTDDPGRGGVAPGDLERLAEHVAGCETLALRGVMAVAPLDVEPASAFATLAGYAERVRSVVPTATWMSAGMTADFAEAIAAGATHLRIGSAITGPRPDHG from the coding sequence GTGGCCGAAGAAGGTCTTGCGCAGCGACTTGCGCACCTCGACGCCCGTGTCGCGGAAGCGGCGCGGGCGGTCGGTCGTTCCCCCGCGGAACTCACGCGCATCGTGGTGACGAAGTTCCATCCCGCGAGCCTCGTGACAGAGCTCTACGGGCTTGGGGTGCGGGATGTGGGGGAGAACCGCCAGCAGGAGTTCAGCGCCAAAGCCGGGGAGATCGGCCCTTTGGACGGTCTTCGCTGGCACTTCATCGGACAGGCGCAGACCAAGAAGGCCCGGGCGATCCGGGCCGCTGCCTCCGTCGTGCACTCGGTCGACCGCGAGAAGCTCGCGGATGCCCTGGATCGTGCCGGCGAGGGGCTGCCGCCGCTCGATGTGCTGGTCCAGGTGAATCTCACCGACGATCCGGGTCGCGGCGGCGTCGCCCCGGGCGACCTGGAGCGTCTCGCCGAGCACGTCGCCGGATGCGAGACGCTCGCGCTGCGCGGCGTCATGGCCGTCGCGCCCCTCGACGTGGAGCCGGCATCGGCATTCGCGACGCTCGCCGGATATGCCGAACGCGTGCGCAGCGTCGTGCCCACGGCGACATGGATGTCGGCGGGGATGACCGCCGACTTCGCCGAGGCGATCGCCGCGGGTGCGACACACCTGCGGATCGGCTCGGCAATCACGGGTCCCAGGCCCGACCACGGTTAA